The genomic segment TCATCTCTGCCCAGTCTTCCTCTCATTCTTATTGCCTATTATTCTTCAAACAACAGTCAACTACTTCATGTTCTCCACACATACTCCCCTTACTGACACTGTGCATTTGCATGAGACTTTTCCTTCCCCTCTACTTGCTGATCACAACCCAGTTTTCCATGAGGCATTTTACAACCTTTGAATCTTCTCTAAATTTCCATGCATGTTTGTAAAAGCTTATTTGGTCCTTTATGCTTATTTATGTGTACAGTAAGTAGAGCATTGAAATACATAAGCCCTAAACCATTTGTAAATTATTACATATATCAGGACTGTTAAGGAGTAAAATGTTCCCTATGGCATGTACTTTTTGTTTGTGTtaaaaacatataacataaaattttctctACTAACCACTTTTAAACACAGTTTTCTAATGTCAGGTATATATGTGTTTCTGTGAAACagattttcagaactttttcatcttgcaaatatGAAACTCTACAAAAATTCCAAGAACTCTAATAAGAAATTGATGAGCTCATAAAATGGCTAATCACTAACTGACAGCACCTTGCTGTCCTTTGCACTCAAATTCTTCCTTTATTGCTCTTATTCTCCCTTTTTGTCTCCCTTCcatccttctctatttttttttttttttcagtgaattgtATTTTCTGGCTTGGTTGttctctatttatctttgttttttactttactagtttacattcttgtCATTATTGTATATCCATCATATATCCACTAAAAAACAacttccctttttcctctccccTCAAACCCTAGCAACCATCATTTCACTCTTTGTTTACATGAACTCAACCACTCTAGATATCTCATTTAATAagtagaattatacagtatttgtccttctgtgactggctatCTTCACTTTGCACAATGTCCCTTATGCTTAACAGTGCTGCAGTCTGAGACAGGATTtcgttttactttttaatatatgtagggtttccatttctttggaaTGATCACTGTCTtagatgttttcctttaaaaaaaaacacgaaaaatgAATCTTTACTATTAGGGATGCACTTTCAGTTATTTACTTGTTTGTGTTATGTTGGAGGAGCaatgttcacaaaatatttttacttatctgTTGAATATTGTTGACAACAAGCGTAGAATACTGCAAAGGCATGATACACTGCAGATGTCTGATGTGGAGACAGGATGGTCGTGATTTGCACTGATTTGTATTTTACTCATTTGTTAAGTGGATATATATGAAAGAttcattttttgtgattttttttttaaggaatacaTCTAAAAAGTGATCATtccaaataatgataataataatataattcataATAATACAATGAAGCATgtaattacatatgtatacatacaaacaatacatatatgtgtacatatacatgcttcattatattatgtatttcatatatatgagatatatatgagatacatacatatatttcagaCTCTGGAATCCACTTCCTCTGCCATCAAATCTTGCTACAGTGAGGTTTTCCATGTTAGTAAGTATGGAATCCCAGTCAATATGAAACTTATCTGTAACCAACTGGCCTCCTGTGAATGTGTAataggatagatagatacacagatatacTTAGAAACGTAGATTCAGCATTTCTACTATTTACCTTTCCAAAAATGCTTAATCTTTTGGAGTCAATATAAGGCAGTTTCAGCAAAAATctgcaatgaaaaagaaaaacaatagttgTATCTTTGTAagttaaatgcatatataaatgtatacttgGCATGCATACATCCAAAACAATAGCTAATGACTTGAAATGCTTTAATAACTGTAGCTCTATTCATGTATAAGGGTCATATACTCCCAaatcttgctactcaaagtgatGGTCTAGTAGCTTGGTATCACCTGAAAGCTTGTTATAAATGCAGAAGCCTGGGCCCCACTCCATTCCTACTGAATCAACATCTACATTTGAACCATATCATATCTGGTTTCTGTGTGCTATTATAAAGAACCCACTAACTTCCTTAGGTCACACATTCATGCCAGTGTGGTAATGGTATCGGTGAAATTTCAAGAATTATGATTAACTGAGGATACAACAGACATTGTGGATTACTGTAAACAAATAACATAGTGGTATAATTACAATGTATCCTACTTTCATAAatccaaagtaaattttaattccAGAGGGGAAATATGAGAATTACTTTATTATACCACTAAGGGTGACAGGTACTTGACAAAAATGAAATAGGCTTTATGATTACCTTACAACATTGCTCAATCACCAAAATAGAAGCCTTGAGTCAGGGTGagtaatattatatgtatatacctagACTCTgtcattatagaaaacagaagtaaaatgtgCACCCACTTACTTCACAGCTGTTATTTGGTCCTTTACTTCTACTGAACCTAATCTTCGATGAATCTCCTGCAAAATTTTCAGACCCAGGAATCCACTTCCTCTGCCATCAAATCTTGCTACAATGACGTTATCCATGTCAATGAGTACGGAATCCTAGTCAATATGGAACTTACCTGTAACCAACTGGCCTCCTGGTTCTTCATCCCTGGAAATACCAGCATATTGGACCAAAACAAGAGCAATTGAAAATCTGGTAGAAATTTTAGCTTTCATATTCACTAGTTAAGTAATGGGAAAGAACTGTGCTGGCTATTAAAATTTCTGTtggctgggcgcgttggctcaagcctgtaattccagcactttgggaggccgagacgggcggatcacgaggtcaggagattgagaccatcctggctaacccggtgggctgagatccggccactgcactccagcctgggcgacagagcgagactctgtctcaaaaaaaaaaaataaaataaaaaatttctcttAATTCTGAAAAGTTCCCTGAATGAAAGTATGACTTAACACTGTAGTAGAAATTA from the Piliocolobus tephrosceles isolate RC106 unplaced genomic scaffold, ASM277652v3 unscaffolded_17836, whole genome shotgun sequence genome contains:
- the LOC113220966 gene encoding inactive dipeptidyl peptidase 10-like yields the protein MDNVIVARFDGRGSGFLGLKILQEIHRRLGSVEVKDQITAVKFLLKLPYIDSKRLSIFGKTSAVYHAFAVFYACCQQYSTD